A window of the Hyphomicrobiales bacterium genome harbors these coding sequences:
- a CDS encoding MCE family protein — translation MEPRAHHVFIGLFVVLLGAIGIGFALWLSDTRSDHDYQYYRIMFDEPVTGLTPGSQVQYSGITIGEVVALSLSPPDPRRAIARVRINATIPVRQDTRAELVITGITGNAVIELSDGGPNVPLLDRKEDEEPLILAPRSAMASLVSGEGNSMTTLNGILLRTQELLSKENLALVHRSLVNLEQTTGAVADQRAEIATLISNLTEASRESTAAVRQANSTLRDANLLLNNDGKQIMVNTRDATASLERAAFRVETLLQNNQESLNQGLAATGPAMHELQQALANLNTVLRRLDRNPAQYLLGGENIEETKP, via the coding sequence ATTGGTCTGTTCGTCGTGCTGCTCGGTGCGATTGGTATTGGCTTCGCGCTTTGGCTCAGCGACACACGTTCCGACCACGATTACCAGTATTACCGGATTATGTTCGATGAGCCAGTGACCGGGCTTACGCCCGGCAGCCAGGTTCAGTACAGCGGAATCACGATTGGCGAAGTCGTTGCACTTTCTCTTTCGCCGCCTGACCCAAGGCGGGCGATAGCGCGCGTGCGTATCAATGCCACCATCCCGGTCCGGCAGGATACCCGCGCTGAATTGGTCATCACGGGAATTACCGGCAACGCGGTGATCGAGTTGAGCGACGGTGGGCCAAACGTGCCATTGCTGGATCGGAAAGAGGACGAGGAACCGTTGATCCTCGCGCCACGTTCGGCGATGGCATCCCTGGTCTCCGGCGAGGGTAACAGCATGACGACACTCAACGGCATCTTGCTGCGCACGCAGGAGTTACTGTCGAAGGAGAATTTGGCTCTTGTGCACCGCAGTCTAGTGAATCTCGAACAGACTACGGGCGCGGTCGCTGACCAGAGGGCCGAGATCGCGACGTTAATCAGCAATCTGACCGAAGCAAGCAGAGAATCGACAGCTGCCGTGCGCCAAGCAAATAGCACTCTTCGCGATGCCAACCTGCTACTAAATAACGATGGTAAGCAAATCATGGTGAACACGCGTGATGCAACGGCATCCCTCGAACGCGCCGCTTTCAGGGTTGAGACGCTACTGCAAAACAATCAGGAATCGCTGAACCAGGGCTTGGCCGCCACAGGTCCTGCCATGCACGAACTCCAGCAGGCGCTGGCCAATCTAAACACCGTGCTGCGCCG